The following coding sequences lie in one Isoptericola variabilis 225 genomic window:
- a CDS encoding spore germination protein GerW family protein produces MSDVVSPDEATSRARGDGSAPRGVPGAPAPDGEPTRAVALVERIAAALGGHASVRAVYGEPITHGDVTIVPVARAALGFGGGAGGGWKSADGTTAQAGPGAGATEGGDGGGGGGGAHVRPLGYVEIAHGRSTWHPIRPSVPDGRALAAGVALGLLAAAAIRGLRRG; encoded by the coding sequence ATGTCCGATGTCGTGAGCCCCGACGAGGCGACGTCGCGCGCACGAGGCGATGGGTCGGCACCGCGCGGCGTGCCCGGCGCGCCCGCCCCGGACGGCGAGCCCACCCGGGCTGTGGCTCTCGTCGAGCGGATCGCCGCGGCGCTGGGCGGGCACGCGAGCGTGCGTGCCGTCTACGGCGAGCCGATCACGCACGGCGACGTGACGATCGTGCCGGTCGCCCGGGCCGCCCTGGGGTTCGGCGGCGGCGCCGGGGGCGGGTGGAAGTCCGCCGACGGCACCACCGCGCAGGCCGGCCCGGGCGCCGGGGCCACCGAGGGCGGCGACGGCGGGGGAGGAGGCGGCGGCGCCCACGTGCGCCCGCTCGGCTACGTCGAGATCGCCCACGGGCGCAGCACCTGGCATCCCATCCGGCCCTCCGTGCCCGACGGGCGTGCGCTCGCCGCCGGCGTCGCGCTCGGCCTGCTGGCCGCCGCCGCGATCCGCGGCCTGCGCCGCGGCTGA
- a CDS encoding family 16 glycoside hydrolase, whose protein sequence is MHPRAPRRTRRYVAGLVSLALAGTAATALAVPAAGTTELAATTSSTANLPPQEPGITLRTYDLQQGLSQLCTLKAGQTPNVDKLMPNVNWTTAAQFGFEDNFLTHAVGHIHAPVDGQYTFRLTSDDGSRLSIDGQVVIDHDGLHGETSKDGTVTLTAGPHELFVEHFEAGGGQVLRLAWQPPGATGFTIVPQEALSTEAGVVRVTAPGTKYCEGATDTAGDGLRLDAVHPGYTLTDLRPEGFEPMVSGMDWTEDGRLVVATSGSVSPGGWVQNPEPGEIFVLDQVTGETSADQVTATKLATDLFNPMGVAVIDDSIFVTERDRLTELTDPDGDGFYDQHTTVAEWPFGGNFHEFAFGLLHDEDYFYVNLSVAINNGGATTNPQPAPNRGTSITVDRETGEVSYVAGGLRTPNGMTFGPDGDLFVMDNQGAWLPSSKLVHVKQDRFFNHYTNPAGPFDDQPVSQPALWIPQNEIGNSPSEPVTLTEGPFAGQMLFGDVTYGGLQRAFLEKVDGEYQGAVFRHSAGLEAGVNRTVVGPDGAIYVGGIGEAGNWSEPNKLRYGLQKLTPNGQESFDILEVRVREGGFDLEYSQPLSDETVQKIADDVAHAYRATQWRYVPTQQYGGPKVDEEVLRVTGAEVSADRTTVSLTIDGLKPGRVVHLRSPRPFTDAEGRELWNTEAWYTLNSLPGYVPPADRGYHEAEESALTGSAGIGTEHSGYSGSGFVDGIQSVGAGVTFTVHADEAGTQPINLRYSNGPNPFQGTKTMSLYVNGQKVGPWQLPSTGDWKTWAFATHDVELQAGANTISVRYDAGDHGNVNLDVLSVGENPDLCSPTEADPGYTALFDGTLATFDKWRLAGAGSFGRQDDCTLKSNGGMGLLWYTAEQFESYSLTLDWKLVKDDNGGVFVGFPNPGNDPWVAVNRGYEIQIDASDAPDRTTGAIYTFQGADPEAIAEALRPVPEWNSYDIRVVGERIRVFLNGVLVNDFTSTDPARDLAGYIGVQNHGGGETIFYRDIQVKPLGELAVTATAEARCEATEAVLDVTVSNGETDVPLDVTIETPHGSRTLTGVEPGATVEETFAAGTSLAAGSVQVAAAGDARTIELEVAHDAVDCAQLEVTVAPTKVKQGVPGRAVVQVRTAGPEGAPLPTGTVRVTLGETERTVELVDGEATVPMPTAGLAAGSHDVTVAYSGDSTYAESEVTATLTVR, encoded by the coding sequence ATGCACCCACGCGCGCCCAGACGTACCCGAAGGTACGTCGCGGGTCTCGTCTCGCTGGCCCTGGCCGGGACGGCGGCCACCGCCCTCGCGGTCCCGGCGGCCGGGACCACCGAGCTCGCGGCGACGACGTCGTCGACCGCGAACCTACCGCCCCAGGAGCCAGGCATCACGCTCCGCACCTACGACCTCCAGCAGGGCCTCAGCCAGCTCTGCACCCTCAAGGCGGGCCAGACGCCGAACGTCGACAAGCTCATGCCGAACGTCAACTGGACGACGGCGGCCCAGTTCGGCTTCGAGGACAACTTCCTGACCCACGCCGTCGGGCACATCCACGCCCCCGTGGACGGCCAGTACACCTTCCGGCTCACGAGCGACGACGGCTCGCGCCTGTCGATCGACGGTCAGGTCGTGATCGACCACGACGGTCTGCACGGCGAGACCTCCAAGGACGGCACGGTGACGCTCACCGCCGGCCCGCACGAGCTCTTCGTCGAGCACTTCGAGGCGGGCGGCGGCCAGGTGCTGCGCCTCGCGTGGCAGCCGCCGGGCGCCACCGGGTTCACGATCGTCCCGCAGGAGGCGCTGTCGACCGAGGCGGGCGTCGTCCGCGTGACGGCACCGGGCACCAAGTACTGCGAGGGCGCCACGGACACCGCGGGCGACGGACTGCGGCTCGACGCCGTGCACCCCGGGTACACGCTGACCGACCTGCGTCCGGAGGGCTTCGAGCCCATGGTCTCGGGCATGGACTGGACCGAGGACGGCCGGCTCGTCGTCGCGACGTCGGGCTCCGTGAGCCCCGGCGGCTGGGTCCAGAACCCGGAGCCGGGCGAGATCTTCGTGCTCGACCAGGTCACCGGTGAGACGAGCGCCGACCAGGTCACCGCGACCAAGCTCGCGACCGACCTGTTCAACCCCATGGGCGTGGCCGTCATCGACGACTCGATCTTCGTCACCGAGCGTGACCGCCTGACCGAGCTCACCGACCCGGACGGCGACGGCTTCTACGACCAGCACACGACGGTCGCGGAATGGCCGTTCGGCGGCAACTTCCACGAGTTCGCGTTCGGCCTGCTGCACGACGAGGACTACTTCTACGTCAACCTCTCGGTCGCCATCAACAACGGCGGCGCGACGACGAACCCGCAGCCGGCCCCCAACCGCGGCACGAGCATCACGGTCGACCGCGAGACCGGCGAGGTGTCGTACGTCGCGGGCGGCCTGCGGACCCCCAACGGGATGACGTTCGGGCCCGACGGCGACCTGTTCGTCATGGACAACCAGGGCGCCTGGCTGCCGAGCTCGAAGCTCGTGCACGTCAAGCAGGACCGCTTCTTCAACCACTACACGAACCCGGCCGGCCCGTTCGACGACCAGCCCGTGTCCCAGCCCGCCCTCTGGATCCCGCAGAACGAGATCGGCAACTCGCCGAGCGAGCCCGTGACGCTCACCGAGGGCCCGTTCGCCGGCCAGATGCTCTTCGGCGACGTGACCTACGGCGGCCTGCAGCGCGCGTTCCTGGAGAAGGTCGACGGCGAGTACCAGGGCGCGGTGTTCCGGCACAGCGCCGGGCTCGAGGCTGGCGTCAACCGCACCGTCGTCGGGCCCGACGGCGCGATCTACGTCGGCGGCATCGGCGAGGCCGGCAACTGGAGCGAGCCCAACAAGCTCCGGTACGGGCTGCAGAAGCTCACGCCGAACGGCCAGGAGTCGTTCGACATCCTTGAGGTGCGCGTGCGCGAGGGCGGGTTCGACCTCGAGTACAGCCAGCCGCTGTCCGACGAGACGGTCCAGAAGATCGCTGACGACGTCGCCCATGCGTACCGGGCCACCCAGTGGCGGTACGTGCCGACCCAGCAGTACGGCGGCCCGAAGGTCGACGAGGAGGTGCTCCGGGTGACCGGCGCCGAGGTGTCGGCCGACCGGACCACCGTGTCCCTGACGATCGACGGCCTCAAGCCGGGCCGTGTCGTCCACCTGCGCTCGCCGCGTCCGTTCACCGACGCCGAGGGCCGCGAGCTGTGGAACACCGAGGCCTGGTACACCCTCAACAGCCTGCCGGGCTACGTCCCGCCGGCCGACCGGGGCTACCACGAGGCCGAGGAGTCGGCCCTGACCGGCTCCGCCGGCATCGGCACCGAGCACAGCGGCTACTCGGGCTCGGGCTTCGTCGACGGCATCCAGTCGGTCGGCGCGGGGGTGACGTTCACGGTCCACGCCGACGAGGCGGGGACGCAGCCGATCAACCTGCGGTACTCCAACGGGCCCAACCCGTTCCAGGGCACCAAGACGATGTCGCTGTACGTCAACGGGCAGAAGGTCGGCCCGTGGCAGCTGCCCAGCACGGGTGACTGGAAGACGTGGGCCTTCGCGACCCACGACGTCGAGCTCCAGGCCGGGGCGAACACGATCTCCGTCAGGTACGACGCGGGCGACCACGGCAACGTCAACCTTGACGTCCTCTCCGTGGGCGAGAACCCGGACCTCTGCTCGCCGACCGAGGCCGACCCCGGGTACACGGCGCTGTTCGACGGCACGCTGGCGACGTTCGACAAGTGGCGTCTCGCGGGTGCCGGCTCGTTCGGGCGGCAGGACGACTGCACGCTCAAGAGCAACGGCGGCATGGGCCTGCTGTGGTACACGGCCGAGCAGTTCGAGTCGTACAGCCTCACGCTCGACTGGAAGCTCGTCAAGGACGACAACGGCGGCGTCTTCGTCGGGTTCCCGAACCCGGGCAACGACCCGTGGGTCGCGGTCAACCGCGGCTACGAGATCCAGATCGACGCGAGCGACGCGCCGGACCGCACGACGGGCGCGATCTACACCTTCCAGGGTGCCGACCCGGAGGCGATCGCCGAGGCGCTGCGTCCGGTGCCGGAGTGGAACTCCTACGACATCCGTGTCGTGGGAGAGCGGATCCGCGTGTTCCTCAACGGCGTCCTGGTGAACGACTTCACCAGCACCGACCCGGCACGCGACCTCGCCGGCTACATCGGGGTCCAGAACCACGGCGGCGGCGAGACGATCTTCTACCGCGACATCCAGGTCAAGCCGCTCGGCGAGCTCGCCGTCACTGCGACGGCGGAGGCCCGCTGCGAGGCGACCGAGGCCGTGCTCGACGTCACGGTGTCCAACGGGGAGACCGACGTCCCGCTCGACGTCACGATCGAGACGCCGCACGGGTCGCGCACGCTCACCGGCGTAGAGCCGGGTGCGACGGTCGAGGAGACGTTCGCCGCCGGGACGTCTCTCGCCGCCGGCAGCGTGCAGGTCGCGGCGGCCGGTGACGCGCGGACGATCGAGCTCGAGGTCGCCCACGACGCCGTCGACTGCGCCCAGCTCGAGGTCACGGTGGCTCCCACCAAGGTCAAGCAGGGCGTGCCCGGGCGGGCCGTCGTCCAGGTCCGGACGGCCGGTCCTGAGGGCGCACCGCTGCCGACCGGCACGGTGCGCGTGACGCTCGGCGAGACCGAGCGCACGGTCGAGCTGGTGGACGGCGAGGCGACCGTCCCGATGCCCACCGCCGGCCTGGCGGCCGGGTCGCACGACGTGACCGTGGCCTACAGCGGTGACTCCACGTACGCGGAGAGCGAGGTGACCGCCACGCTGACCGTGCGGTAG
- a CDS encoding NUDIX domain-containing protein: MSSTTTTTLHIVAAVIVRDDGRFLLVRKRGTTSFMQVGGKIEPGEAPLAALARECAEEIALTVDPAAVRPLGRFRAVAANEPDHVVDAHAFAVDLPAGFEPAARAELEELVWVDPADPVTSHPIAPLSLDLLALAAASGDVDA, encoded by the coding sequence ATGTCGTCGACCACCACGACGACGCTGCACATCGTCGCGGCCGTGATCGTGCGCGACGACGGCCGCTTCCTCCTCGTGCGCAAGCGCGGCACGACGTCGTTCATGCAGGTCGGCGGCAAGATCGAGCCAGGGGAGGCTCCGCTCGCCGCGCTGGCCCGAGAGTGCGCGGAGGAGATCGCCCTGACGGTCGACCCCGCGGCCGTCCGCCCGCTCGGGCGCTTCCGTGCGGTCGCGGCCAACGAGCCCGATCACGTCGTGGACGCGCACGCGTTCGCCGTCGACCTCCCCGCCGGCTTCGAGCCCGCCGCGCGGGCCGAGCTCGAGGAGCTGGTCTGGGTGGATCCCGCCGATCCCGTGACGAGCCACCCGATCGCGCCGCTGTCGCTCGACCTGCTCGCGCTGGCCGCAGCCTCTGGCGACGTCGACGCCTGA
- a CDS encoding methionine ABC transporter ATP-binding protein, producing MTAPIISFRGATKVFPGRRRGGAREVRAVDGVTLDVHAGEIFGVIGYSGAGKSTLVRLINALETATAGSVVVDGTDLTGLSEARLRPVRAGIGMIFQQFNLLSSRTVAGNVAYPLEVAGWPRERRRERVRELLDFVGIGDKADVYPSALSGGQKQRVGIARALATNPKILLADEATSALDPETTADVLALLRRVNRELGITVVVITHEMDVVRSICHRVAVMEHGKVVELGDAYQVFSAPRHPVTRRFVASALKDRPSPAVLARLRERHPGRIVTVRVDEVSGSSAQVTHVLREHGVDGTIVYGGITEVAERAFGSLTLELVGPDGAVAGALAGLRAVTDVVDHGTAADPHDDPSAVVHRPANDDPTTDDPTNDERSSR from the coding sequence ATGACGGCCCCGATCATCAGCTTCCGCGGCGCCACCAAGGTCTTCCCTGGTCGGCGCCGCGGGGGCGCTCGCGAGGTGCGGGCCGTCGACGGCGTCACGCTCGACGTGCACGCCGGCGAGATCTTCGGCGTCATCGGCTACTCGGGCGCCGGCAAGTCCACGCTCGTGCGGCTCATCAACGCGCTCGAGACTGCCACCGCCGGGTCGGTCGTCGTCGACGGCACCGACCTCACCGGGCTGAGCGAGGCGCGCCTGCGGCCCGTGCGCGCGGGGATCGGCATGATCTTCCAGCAGTTCAACCTGCTCTCGTCGCGGACGGTCGCCGGCAACGTCGCGTACCCGCTCGAGGTCGCGGGCTGGCCGCGCGAGCGCCGCCGCGAGCGCGTGCGCGAGCTGCTCGACTTCGTCGGGATCGGCGACAAGGCCGACGTCTACCCCTCTGCGCTCTCGGGCGGGCAGAAGCAGCGCGTGGGGATCGCCCGCGCGCTCGCCACGAACCCGAAGATCCTCCTGGCCGACGAGGCGACGTCCGCGCTCGACCCCGAGACGACGGCCGACGTCCTGGCGCTGCTGCGTCGCGTCAACCGCGAGCTCGGCATCACGGTCGTCGTCATCACGCACGAGATGGACGTCGTGCGCTCGATCTGCCACCGCGTCGCGGTCATGGAGCACGGGAAGGTCGTCGAGCTCGGCGACGCCTACCAGGTCTTCAGCGCGCCGCGGCACCCGGTGACGCGCCGGTTCGTCGCCTCGGCGCTCAAGGACCGGCCGTCGCCCGCGGTGCTCGCCCGGCTGCGCGAGCGGCACCCCGGCCGCATCGTCACCGTCCGCGTCGACGAGGTGTCCGGCTCCTCGGCTCAGGTCACGCACGTCCTCCGCGAGCACGGCGTCGACGGCACGATCGTCTACGGCGGCATCACCGAGGTCGCGGAGCGCGCCTTCGGGTCGCTCACGCTCGAGCTCGTGGGGCCCGACGGCGCGGTGGCCGGCGCGCTCGCCGGCCTGCGGGCCGTGACCGACGTCGTCGACCACGGGACCGCGGCCGACCCGCACGACGACCCCTCCGCCGTCGTGCACCGACCGGCGAACGACGACCCGACGACCGACGACCCGACGAACGACGAGAGGAGCTCGCGATGA
- the lgt gene encoding prolipoprotein diacylglyceryl transferase, translating into MLPGSIPSPDPVWSQIALGPITIQTYALCLLAGIAAATVLTHRRLRARGAVGDVTLDVVMWAVPCGIVVARIYHVLTHLGDYTGPGSDPWEWVRIWEGGIAIFGSLIGGALGVLVACRIAGLRFWSFADALAPAMLLAQAIGRLGNWFNQELFGSPTTLPWGLEISPDAAMFPDGTPAGTLFHPLFLYEMLWNLAGVAVLLVLERRSVRRAAARVAAGLSPGPGLRWGRLFALYLVWYGLGRTWLEALRIDPTSTAPLGVPANIWTAGAAVLLGVGIFVVQGRRHAEPETSVYVPGREPAQEAGDAEPAGTRDDRA; encoded by the coding sequence ATGCTTCCGGGCAGCATCCCCAGTCCTGACCCGGTGTGGTCCCAGATCGCCCTGGGCCCGATCACCATCCAGACCTACGCGCTGTGCCTCCTGGCCGGCATCGCCGCGGCGACCGTGCTCACGCACCGACGCCTGCGGGCGCGCGGCGCCGTGGGGGACGTGACGCTCGACGTCGTCATGTGGGCCGTGCCGTGCGGCATCGTCGTCGCGCGGATCTACCACGTGCTCACCCACCTGGGCGACTACACCGGCCCCGGCTCGGACCCCTGGGAGTGGGTGCGGATCTGGGAGGGCGGGATCGCGATCTTCGGCTCCCTGATCGGCGGCGCGCTCGGCGTCCTCGTCGCCTGCCGTATCGCCGGCCTGCGCTTCTGGTCGTTCGCCGACGCGCTCGCGCCGGCCATGCTGCTCGCGCAGGCGATCGGCCGGCTCGGGAACTGGTTCAACCAGGAGCTCTTCGGGTCGCCGACCACGCTGCCGTGGGGCCTGGAGATCTCGCCCGACGCCGCGATGTTCCCCGACGGGACGCCGGCCGGCACGCTGTTCCACCCGCTGTTCCTCTACGAGATGCTGTGGAACCTCGCCGGGGTGGCGGTGCTGCTCGTGCTCGAGCGCCGTTCGGTGCGGCGCGCGGCGGCCCGCGTCGCGGCAGGCCTGAGCCCCGGGCCGGGGCTCCGCTGGGGGCGGCTGTTCGCGCTCTACCTCGTCTGGTACGGCCTCGGCCGTACGTGGCTCGAGGCGCTGCGGATCGACCCGACGAGCACCGCGCCCCTCGGCGTCCCGGCGAACATCTGGACGGCCGGCGCGGCCGTCCTGCTGGGCGTCGGCATCTTCGTGGTCCAGGGCCGGCGCCACGCCGAGCCCGAGACGTCGGTGTACGTCCCCGGGCGCGAGCCGGCGCAGGAGGCGGGCGACGCCGAGCCGGCGGGCACGCGCGACGACCGTGCCTAG
- a CDS encoding methionine ABC transporter permease: MSWDRLGPLLWEAAGQTAYMVLITLVVGGFVGLALGLGLYLTRPGNLLENRLVFAVLNVAVNVVRPVPFIIFLAALGPLTRAVVGRAIGIEAFTFAMCVMASFVFARLVEQNLVSIDPGVVEAARAMGASPLRIVRTVLVPEALSPLILGYTFLFVGVLDMSAIGGYLGAGGLGDFAIVHGYRQYDWAVTATVVVLIIAIVQLVQLLGNALARRALRR; encoded by the coding sequence ATGAGCTGGGACCGTCTCGGCCCGCTGCTGTGGGAGGCGGCCGGCCAGACCGCGTACATGGTGCTCATCACCCTGGTGGTGGGCGGGTTCGTCGGGCTCGCGCTGGGGCTCGGGCTCTACCTCACCCGGCCGGGCAACCTGCTCGAGAACCGCCTGGTGTTCGCCGTGCTCAACGTCGCGGTCAACGTCGTCCGGCCCGTGCCGTTCATCATCTTCCTCGCGGCGCTCGGGCCGCTGACGCGGGCCGTCGTCGGGCGGGCCATCGGCATCGAGGCGTTCACGTTCGCGATGTGCGTCATGGCGTCGTTCGTCTTCGCGCGGCTCGTGGAGCAGAACCTCGTGTCGATCGACCCGGGCGTGGTCGAGGCCGCGCGTGCGATGGGGGCGTCGCCGCTGCGGATCGTCCGCACGGTACTGGTCCCCGAGGCGCTCTCGCCGCTGATCCTCGGGTACACGTTCCTGTTCGTCGGCGTGCTCGACATGTCGGCGATCGGCGGCTACCTCGGCGCCGGCGGCCTCGGCGACTTCGCGATCGTCCACGGCTACCGGCAGTACGACTGGGCCGTCACCGCGACGGTCGTCGTGCTCATCATCGCCATCGTGCAGCTCGTGCAGCTGCTCGGGAACGCGCTGGCGCGCCGGGCGTTGCGGCGCTGA
- a CDS encoding DNA polymerase III subunit gamma and tau produces MTTALYRRYRPETFAEVIGQDHVTGPLMQALRSGRVSHAYLFSGPRGCGKTTSARILARTLNCARNTPDKPLDTPCGECDSCRELARGGPGSLDVVEIDAASHNGVDDARDLRERATFAPARDRYKIFILDEAHMVTPQGFNALLKIVEEPPPHVKFVFATTEPDKVIGTIRSRTHHYPFRLVPPDVLGPYLEQLCAAEGIELGAGVVPLVTRAGGGSVRDSLSVLDQLIAGASGGVVEYDVAVGLLGFTHATLLDDVVDALAARDGASIFRVVDQVIASGHEPRRFVEDVLERLRDLIVIAVSGDAADAVLRGLPADQLERMRQQASRLGVSELSRAADLVNAALTEMTGATSPRLHLELLCARLLLPGADDGTAGLAARIDRLERGGVVAAVAAPGAAPRRDDDVTADAPAPAASGLSGAAAVRAALEAKRTATPAPAEVAREDAEVARPDAEVAREDTEVARPDVEVAPEGAEVAHHDAEVAREGAEVAPEPAATATPPAPSEPAPSEPAPSEPETTAGVTAEVVRRRWDEVVANIGSPVTRALVGPNAQVISLEAGLLRLGFTAAGMARTFSQPRHIDAVAESVYQTLGVQVRVEATIDEGRGDSSGGPAGGGGAGVPGPSAPAGPGGSSAASPESGAPATSPGVTARPADTDDGGWPAVTPPGSAARSAASPASAIAPVGRPEAGARVGAVDAPRSAVALAERPGAPADEAAPEPEAVSTPPAPEPEPEVAPAPGAAAPSAADDADAAWLAGVPLSEPPEPDDAPEPPPEDVAPSWSAPRPTAARTPGPQVRETPRQAAERQAREYRAQAQAPAPTADDHPAVDYDEPSADDPDIASTGLVGVPLVVQVLDGKVIDEITEDPA; encoded by the coding sequence GTGACCACCGCTCTGTACCGCCGCTACCGGCCCGAGACGTTCGCCGAGGTGATCGGCCAGGACCACGTCACCGGGCCGCTGATGCAGGCGCTGCGCAGCGGGCGCGTCAGCCACGCGTACCTCTTCTCCGGCCCGCGCGGGTGCGGCAAGACGACGAGCGCGCGCATCCTCGCCCGCACCCTCAACTGCGCGCGGAACACCCCCGACAAGCCGCTCGACACCCCGTGCGGCGAGTGCGACTCGTGCCGCGAGCTGGCGCGCGGCGGTCCCGGCTCGCTCGACGTCGTCGAGATCGACGCCGCGAGCCACAACGGCGTCGACGACGCGCGCGACCTGCGCGAGCGTGCGACGTTCGCCCCGGCCCGCGACCGGTACAAGATCTTCATCCTCGACGAGGCCCACATGGTCACGCCGCAGGGCTTCAACGCGCTGCTGAAGATCGTCGAGGAGCCGCCGCCCCATGTGAAGTTCGTCTTCGCGACGACGGAGCCCGACAAGGTCATCGGCACCATCCGCTCGCGGACGCACCACTACCCGTTCCGGCTCGTCCCGCCCGACGTGCTGGGCCCCTACCTCGAGCAGCTCTGCGCGGCCGAGGGCATCGAGCTCGGCGCCGGCGTGGTCCCGCTCGTGACCCGCGCGGGCGGGGGCTCGGTGCGCGACTCGCTCTCGGTCCTCGACCAGCTCATCGCGGGAGCATCGGGCGGCGTCGTCGAGTACGACGTCGCGGTCGGGCTCCTCGGGTTCACGCACGCCACGCTGCTCGACGACGTCGTGGACGCGCTCGCCGCGCGCGACGGCGCGTCGATCTTCCGCGTCGTCGACCAGGTCATCGCCTCGGGTCACGAGCCGCGGCGCTTCGTCGAGGACGTGCTCGAGCGCCTGCGCGACCTCATCGTCATCGCCGTCTCGGGCGACGCCGCGGACGCGGTGCTTCGCGGGCTGCCGGCGGACCAGCTCGAGCGCATGCGCCAGCAGGCGTCGCGGCTGGGTGTCTCGGAGCTGTCGCGCGCGGCCGACCTCGTCAACGCGGCGCTCACCGAGATGACCGGCGCGACGTCGCCCCGGCTCCACCTCGAGCTGCTGTGCGCGCGGCTGCTCCTGCCGGGCGCCGACGACGGCACCGCCGGCCTCGCCGCCCGCATCGACCGCCTGGAGCGCGGCGGCGTGGTGGCGGCCGTCGCGGCGCCCGGTGCGGCCCCGCGTCGGGACGACGACGTGACGGCTGACGCGCCCGCCCCGGCGGCGTCGGGGCTCTCCGGCGCCGCGGCCGTGCGTGCCGCGCTCGAGGCGAAGCGCACCGCGACGCCTGCCCCCGCCGAGGTAGCGCGCGAGGACGCCGAAGTAGCGCGGCCGGACGCCGAGGTAGCGCGCGAGGACACTGAGGTAGCGCGGCCGGACGTCGAGGTAGCGCCTGAGGGTGCCGAAGTAGCGCACCACGACGCCGAAGTAGCGCGTGAAGGTGCCGAGGTAGCGCCCGAACCTGCAGCAACGGCGACGCCTCCGGCGCCGAGCGAGCCGGCGCCGAGCGAGCCGGCACCCAGCGAGCCGGAAACGACGGCCGGTGTCACGGCCGAGGTGGTGCGCCGCCGGTGGGACGAGGTCGTCGCCAACATCGGCAGCCCCGTGACGCGGGCGCTGGTCGGCCCCAATGCGCAGGTGATCTCGCTCGAGGCCGGTCTGCTGCGCCTCGGCTTCACCGCGGCGGGCATGGCCCGGACGTTCTCCCAGCCGCGGCACATCGACGCGGTGGCAGAGTCCGTCTACCAGACGCTCGGCGTCCAGGTCCGGGTCGAGGCGACGATCGACGAGGGCCGCGGTGATTCCTCGGGCGGCCCGGCCGGGGGAGGCGGAGCCGGCGTTCCGGGACCGTCCGCGCCGGCCGGCCCGGGCGGCAGCTCCGCGGCGTCCCCGGAGTCCGGTGCACCGGCGACCTCGCCCGGCGTCACGGCACGACCTGCCGATACCGATGACGGCGGCTGGCCCGCCGTCACGCCTCCGGGGTCGGCAGCGCGGTCGGCCGCGAGCCCCGCGTCGGCGATCGCGCCCGTCGGGCGGCCCGAGGCCGGTGCCCGCGTCGGTGCCGTCGACGCGCCGCGGTCCGCCGTCGCGCTCGCCGAGCGGCCTGGCGCACCGGCCGACGAGGCGGCGCCCGAGCCCGAGGCCGTGTCCACGCCGCCAGCGCCTGAGCCCGAGCCGGAGGTCGCGCCCGCGCCTGGAGCGGCGGCGCCGAGCGCGGCCGACGACGCCGACGCCGCCTGGCTCGCCGGCGTCCCGCTCTCCGAGCCGCCCGAGCCCGACGACGCGCCCGAGCCGCCGCCCGAGGACGTCGCACCGTCATGGTCTGCACCGCGCCCGACGGCGGCCCGAACGCCGGGGCCGCAGGTCCGCGAGACGCCGCGGCAGGCGGCCGAGCGCCAGGCGCGCGAGTACCGGGCCCAGGCACAGGCACCGGCGCCGACGGCGGACGACCACCCGGCCGTCGACTACGACGAGCCGTCGGCCGACGACCCCGACATCGCGTCGACGGGCCTCGTCGGCGTGCCGCTCGTCGTCCAGGTCCTCGACGGCAAGGTCATCGACGAGATCACCGAGGACCCGGCCTGA
- a CDS encoding MetQ/NlpA family ABC transporter substrate-binding protein, whose protein sequence is MSRKLFSLTALAAAGTLALAGCGADAGATAGLSAGTAEDPIRIGVVSAGEDYWTTFTEAAAEEGITVEIVNFSDYQLPNQGLSDGDLDLNQFQHLQFLAGYNVASGADLTPVGATAVYPLALYSAKHGSVEEIPEGGEIAIPNDETNQARALLVLQEAGLLTLRDGGNSFSTPADVIAEESKVTVTPVDAAQTALALQDVDASIINNDFVGDAGLTADDAIFSDDPDSAAAEPYINVWVARAEDADDETVAKLVDIFHTPEVEAGVLEASGGTGVIKNNDPAELQEILEEIETNLQAQG, encoded by the coding sequence ATGTCTCGCAAGCTCTTCTCCCTCACCGCCCTCGCGGCCGCCGGCACCCTGGCGCTCGCGGGCTGCGGCGCCGACGCCGGCGCGACCGCCGGCCTGTCGGCCGGCACCGCCGAGGACCCGATCCGCATCGGCGTCGTCTCCGCGGGCGAGGACTACTGGACCACGTTCACCGAGGCCGCGGCCGAGGAGGGCATCACCGTCGAGATCGTCAACTTCTCCGACTACCAGCTGCCCAACCAGGGACTGTCGGACGGCGACCTCGACCTCAACCAGTTCCAGCACCTGCAGTTCCTCGCGGGCTACAACGTGGCCAGCGGCGCGGACCTCACGCCCGTGGGCGCGACGGCGGTCTACCCGCTCGCGCTGTACTCGGCGAAGCACGGCTCGGTCGAGGAGATCCCCGAGGGTGGCGAGATCGCCATCCCCAACGACGAGACCAACCAGGCGCGCGCGCTCCTCGTGCTCCAGGAGGCCGGCCTGCTCACGCTGCGCGACGGCGGCAACTCGTTCTCGACGCCGGCCGACGTGATCGCCGAGGAGTCGAAGGTCACCGTCACGCCGGTCGACGCGGCCCAGACGGCGCTCGCGCTGCAGGACGTCGACGCCTCGATCATCAACAACGACTTCGTCGGCGACGCGGGCCTCACCGCGGACGACGCGATCTTCTCGGACGACCCGGACTCGGCCGCGGCCGAGCCGTACATCAACGTGTGGGTCGCGCGCGCCGAGGACGCGGACGACGAGACGGTCGCCAAGCTCGTCGACATCTTCCACACCCCCGAGGTCGAGGCCGGCGTCCTCGAGGCGTCGGGCGGCACCGGCGTCATCAAGAACAACGACCCGGCGGAGCTGCAGGAGATCCTCGAGGAGATCGAGACCAACCTGCAGGCCCAGGGCTGA